A window from Bos indicus isolate NIAB-ARS_2022 breed Sahiwal x Tharparkar chromosome 1, NIAB-ARS_B.indTharparkar_mat_pri_1.0, whole genome shotgun sequence encodes these proteins:
- the COL6A1 gene encoding collagen alpha-1(VI) chain, translating into MRLPRALLPLLLQACWASAQDDPVASRAIAFQDCPVDLFFVLDTSESVALRLKPYGALVDKVKSFTKRFIDNLNDRYYRCDRNLVWNAGALHYSDEVEIIRGLTRMPSGRDELKSSVDAVKYFGKGTYTDCAIKKGLEELLVGGSHLKENKYLVVVTDGHPLEGYKEPCGGLEDAVNEAKHLGIKVFSVAITPDHLEPRLSIIATDHTYRRNFTAADWGQSRDAEEVISQTIDTITDMIKNNVEQVCCSFECQPARGPPGPRGDPGYEGERGKPGLPGEKGEAGDPGRPGDLGPVGYQGMKGEKGSRGEKGSRGPKGYKGEKGKRGMDGVDGMKGETGFPGLPGCKGSPGFDGIQGPPGPKGDPGAFGLKGQKGEPGADGEPGRPGSTGPPGDEGEPGEPGPPGEKGEAGDEGNAGPDGAPGERGGPGERGPRGTPGARGPRGDPGEAGPQGDQGREGPVGVPGDPGEAGPIGPKGYRGDEGPPGTEGPKGAPGPAGPPGDPGLMGERGEDGPPGNGTEGFPGFPGYPGSRGPPGINGTKGYPGLKGDEGEAGDPGEDNNDIAPRGAKGAKGYRGPEGPQGPPGHVGPPGPDECEILDIIMKMCSCCECKCGPIDILFVLDSSESIGLQNFEIAKDFIVKVIDRLSKDELVKFEPGQSHAGVVQYSHNQMQEHVDLRDPNIRNAQDLKEAIKKLQWMGGGTFTGEALQYTRSRLLPPTPNNRIALVITDGRSDTQRDTTPLSVLCGPDIQVVSVGIKDVFGLAAGSDQLNVISCQGLAPQGRPGISLVKENYAELLDDGFLKNITAQICIDKKCPDYSCPITFSSPADITILLDGSASVGSHNFDITKRFAKRLAERFLTASRTDPGQDVRVAVVQYSGTGQQRPERAALQFLQNYTVLANTVDSMDFFNDATDVMDALGYVTRFYREASSNAAKKRLLLFSDGNSQGATPAAIEKAVQEAQRAGVEIFAVVVGRQVNEPHVRVLVTGKAAEYDVVFGERHLFRVPSYQALLRGVFYQTVSRKVALD; encoded by the exons ATGAGGCTGCCCCGCGCTCTGCTCCCCCTGCTGCTGCAGGCCTGCTGGGCCTCCGCGCAGGATGACCCCGTGGCCTCAAGGGCCATCGCCTTCCAAG ACTGCCCTGTGGACCTGTTCTTTGTGCTGGACACCTCCGAGAGCGTGGCCTTGAGGCTGAAGCCCTATGGGGCCCTGGTGGACAAGGTCAAGTCCTTCACCAAGCGCTTCATTGACAACCTGAACGACAG GTACTACCGCTGTGACCGCAACCTGGTGTGGAATGCGGGCGCGCTGCACTATAGCGACGAAGTGGAGATCATCCGCGGGCTCACGCGCATGCCCAGCGGCCGCGACGAGCTTAAGAGCAGCGTGGACGCCGTCAAGTACTTCGGAAAGGGCACCTATACCGACTGCGCCATCAAGAAGGGTCTGGAGGAGCTGCTCGTGGG GGGCTCCCACCTAAAGGAGAACAAGTACTTGGTTGTGGTGACTGACGGGCACCCCCTGGAGGGCTACAAGGAGCCCTGTGGGGGCCTGGAGGATGCTGTGAACGAGGCCAAGCATCTGGGCATCAAAGTCTTCTCCGTGGCCATCACACCCGACCACCTG GAGCCACGTCTGAGCATCATCGCCACGGACCACACGTACCGGCGCAACTTCACGGCGGCTGACTGGGGGCAGAGCCGAGACGCCGAGGAAGTCATCAGCCAGACCATCGACACCATCACCGACATGATC aaaaataatgtgGAGCAAGTG TGCTGCTCCTTCGAGTGCCAG CCTGCCAGAGGACCCCCCGGGCCTCGAGGCGACCCCGGGTACGAG GGAGAAAGAGGGAAGCCGGGGCTCCcgggagagaaaggagaagctgGAGACCCT GGAAGACCTGGGGACCTTGGACCCGTCGGCTACCAGGGCATGAAG GGAGAAAAAGGGAGCCGAGGGGAGAAG GGCTCCAGGGGACCCAAAGGCTACAAG GGCGAGAAGGGAAAGCGTGGCATGGACGGCGTGGATGGCATGAAG GGGGAGACAGGGTTCCCTGGCCTGCCAGGCTGCAAGGGCTCGCCCGGATTCGAT GGTATCCAAGGACCCCCCGGGCCCAAGGGTGACCCAGGTGCCTTCGGACTGAAAGGACAGAAG GGTGAGCCCGGAGCAGACGGGGAGCCTGGGAGGCCCGGGAGCACGGGGCCGCCTGGAGATGAG GGTGAGCCTGGAGAGCCCGGTCCCCCgggagagaagggagaagccGGCGATGAG GGAAATGCAGGACCAGACGGAGCCCCCGGAGAGAGG GGCGGCCCTGGGGAAAGAGGACCTCGAGGGACCCCAGGTGCACGGGGCCCTAGAGGAGACCCG GGTGAAGCTGGACCCCAAGGTGACCAGGGACGAGAAGGCCCCGTCGGTGTCCCCGGTGACCCG GGCGAGGCTGGCCCCATTGGGCCGAAAGGATACCGAGGTGATGAGGGACCCCCTGGGACCGAG GGCCCCAAAGGAGCTCCGGGGCCTGCAGGCCCCCCCGGAGACCCCGGGCTGATGGGTGAGAGG GGTGAAGACGGCCCCCCCGGGAATGGCACTGAAGGCTTCCCCGGCTTTCCC GGCTATCCAGGCAGCAGAGGTCCTCCTGGGATAAAC GGCACCAAAGGCTACCCTGGCCTCAAGGGGGACGAGGGAGAAGCCGGGGACCCCGGAGAGGAC AATAATGACATTGCTCCACGAGGCGCCAAAGGAGCAAAGGGCTACCGAGGTCCTGAAGGCCCCCAG GGACCCCCAGGACACGTGGGACCACCGGGGCCAGAC GAATGCGAGATTTTGGACATCATCATGAAAATGTGCT cTTGCTGTG AGTGCAAGTGCGGGCCCATCGACATCCTCTTCGTGCTGGACAGCTCTGAGAGCATCGGCCTACAGAACTTCGAGATCGCCAAGGACTTCATCGTCAAGGTCATTGACCGGCTGAGCAAGGATGAGCTGGTCAAG TTTGAGCCTGGGCAGTCGCATGCAGGCGTGGTGCAGTACAGCCACAACCAGATGCAGGAGCACGTGGACCTGAGGGACCCCAACATCAGGAATGCCCAGGACCTCAAGGA GGCCATCAAGAAGCTGCAGTGGATGGGCGGCGGCACCTTCACGGGCGAGGCCCTGCAGTACACCCGGAGCCGGCTGCTGCCACCCACTCCGAACAACCGCATTGCCCTGGTCATCACCGATGGCCGCTCAGACACCCAGAGGGACACCACCCCACTCAGCGTGCTCTGCGGCCCTGACATCCAG GTGGTCTCCGTGGGCATCAAGGATGTCTTTGGCTTGGCCGCGGGCTCCGACCAGCTCAACGTCATCTCCTGCCAAGGCCTGGCACCCCAGGGACGGCCGGGCATCTCACTGGTCAAGGAAAACTACGCCGAGCTTCTGGACGATGGCTTCCTGAAGAACATCACTGCCCAGATCTGCATAG acaagaaatgtCCAGATTACAGCTGCCCAA tcaccttctcctccccggCCGACATCACCATCCTCCTGGACGGCTCCGCCAGCGTGGGCAGCCACAACTTTGACATCACCAAACGCTTTGCCAAGCGGCTGGCAGAGCGCTTCCTGACAGCGAGCCGGACAGACCCGGGCCAGGACGTGCGTGTGGCAGTGGTGCAGTACAGCGGCACGGGGCAGCAGCGGCCGGAGCGCGCGGCCCTGCAGTTCCTGCAGAACTACACCGTGCTGGCCAACACCGTGGACTCCATGGACTTCTTCAATGACGCCACCGACGTCATGGACGCCCTGGGCTACGTGACCCGCTTCTACCGCGAGGCCTCGTCCAACGCCGCCAAGAAGAGGCTGCTGCTCTTCTCGGATGGCAACTCGCAAGGTGCCACGCCGGCCGCCATCGAGAAGGCGGTGCAGGAGGCCCAGCGGGCGGGCGTGGAGATCTTCGCGGTGGTGGTGGGCCGCCAGGTGAACGAGCCCCACGTGCGTGTCCTGGTCACTGGCAAGGCGGCTGAGTATGACGTGGTCTTCGGCGAGCGCCACCTGTTCCGCGTGCCCAGTTACCAGGCGTTGCTGCGGGGCGTCTTCTACCAGACGGTGTCCAGGAAGGTGGCGCTGGACTAG